Genomic segment of Pirellulales bacterium:
ACCTCGGCCTTGTTATTGACCGGGGTGCGCTCGACCAATTGCTGCAACTGGCCGGGCGTGCCGACGTGCTTGTCGCTGTACTCGGTGATGATGTCACCTTCGTGAACGCCCGCCTTGTCGGCCGGCGAATCCGGCATCACTTCATTGACGAAGACGCCGTCGTTGCGATGCACACCGAGTTGCTCGGCCAGGTCGCCGGCAAGCTCACCGACGATCACGCCCAGATAGGCACGCTTGACAGAACCGCCGTGTACCAATTGGTCGACGACCCATTTGGCCTGATTGATCGGAATCGCGAAGCCTACGCCTTGGAATCCGCCGCTGCTCGAGGCGATGGCCGTATTGATGCCAATCACTTCGCCGTCGAGGTCCACCAGCGGACCGCCCGAGTTGCCCGGATTGATGGCCGCATCCGTCTGCAAGTATTGGGCACGCTTGCCGTCTTTCAGGGTGCGTCCCTTGCCGCTGATGATGCCGGCACTAACGGTCAACTCTTGATTGAAGGGATTGCCCACGGCAATCACCCAGTCTCCGATCTCGAGATTGTCCGAATTACCCAAGGTTGCCGCAGGCAGGTCGCCGGCGCCCTTGATGTGAACCACGGCCAGGTCGGTCTGCTTATCGGTCTTGATATCAGTACCTTGGAACTCGCGGCCGTCCGACAGGCGGACCGTAACTTCGGTAGCTCCTTCGACCACGTGATTGTTCGTGAGGATGACTCCCGACTTGTCGATGATCACGCCCGCGCCGATTCCCATACGTCGCTGCGGACCCTGAAACGGCATGTTGCCGCCGCGATCATTGAAGAAGTCTTCGAACGGCGTCCCCTTGAAGGGGTTCTCGGCGCCGCGGGGGCTCTGATTGCCTCGGACCGGCTGCGAGCGGACTTCCGAGGTGATCGTTACGACACTCGGCAGCGTGCTATTGGCCGCCGTCCGAAAGGCATTCGACAAGGACTTGGCAAAGCCCTTCTCTTTCTGATGTTGTGGCGTCTGTTCCACCGGCGGTGTGGGGTTGTCTTCTGCCACGGTCTGGCCGTGCCAGACGGCTGCGCCGGTCGCCATTACGGCTGCCAATAACATGGCGGCCAGCAGGCGCGGTCCACGGCGATGATTCATCGAACTCATGCGATCTCCTCCTTACGATGCTTTATTCGGTTTCCCAGGAACCGGCGGCCGCTGACTGCGGTGTGATGAGGCCCAATGGCTGTTGCCGGTACACTTTCGGCTACGCAGTCAGTTAAGTCATGGTTCGCCGACGCAGACGGTACTGTGTGCCAAGACTTCTCACAGTGTGCGAGTTTTAACGTGCACGCGGCTGGCTTTGGTGATATCAAAATGAGGCGAATACGCCAATCTCGATTGACAAAACTCGGTGCGGCAGATAGGGTTAGGAATGCTTCTGGGGCACGAATCCGGCTTCATCCTCGGTTGAAATTGTCGACCGCATGAGCGACATCGTTGAAACGGATCGGCTGCAGATCAATTCTAAGCTCGAGCGTTGTCAGGAACGGATTGACTACCGGTTCCGCAATGTTTCGCTGCTGCTGTCAGCCGTCACTCATGCTTCCGGGGCCCAACATCGCCTGGCCTCGAACGAGCGGTTGGAGTTTCTCGGGGACGCCATTCTGGGGTTCATCGTCTGCGAGAATCTCTATCAAAACTATCCGGATTTGCTCGAAGGCGAACTGACCAAGATCAAGTCGGTGGTTGTCAGCCGGCAGACCTGCGCCAAGATCAGCGAGTCCCTGCGGCTGGACGAGTTTCTGATTCTCGGCAAGGGCATGACTTCACATCCCACGATTCCCCCTTCGCTATTGTCGGATGTGTTCGAGTCGCTGATCGCGGCCATTTACCTGGATGGGGGCACGAGCGCCGCGCGGTCTTTCATTGAGTTCCATCTTGGTCCCGAGATCGAAATGGCAGCCTCGGGCGAGAACGGCTGCAACTACAAATCGCAGTTGCAACAGTTCGCCCAGCGCGAATTCGGCAGCACTCCCACGTACCAATTGCTGGACGAAAAAGGGCCAGACCACAGCAAGTGCTTCAAGATCTCGGCGCAAATCGGCAGGGATCGCTATCAACCGGCTTGGGGCCGCAACAAAAAGGAAGCCGAGCAACGCGCCGCGCGCAACGCGTTGAGCCAGATCAGCGGCGATGAGATTCCGTTCCCCTCGGACTGAACCCGCGCCAATCCCGCACAGGTGCCGCCCCGATGACACTCCGCGCCGTGGCCTTGCTCTCGGGCGGGCTGGACAGCATGTTGGCCATTCGTATCCTGCAAATGCAGGATATCGAAGTCGAGGCATTGAACTTTCGTACCACGTTTACCTGCTGCCAAGATCAGGCAGCCGAAGCGGCCCGAGAATTGGGCGTGAAGCTGTCGGTCGTCGCCGAGCAAGACGATTATCTGGACCTGGTCCGCAATCCTCGCCACGGCTATGGACGAGGGGCGAATCCCTGTATCGATTGCCGCATTTACATGTTCCGCCTGGCAGGACGCTGGATGCGCGAATCCGGCGCGGCGATGGTCGTCAGCGGCGAGGTGGTAGGGCAACGTCCCATGAGCCAGAAGAAGCGCGACCTGGCTCTGATCGCGCATCGCGCCGGGCTCGACGACTACCTGTTGCGGCCCCTTTCCGCGCAGTTGTTGCCGCTGACGCATCCCGAGCGCCACGGGCTTGTCGACCGCGAACGGCTGTTTGGCTTCTCGGGCCGCGGCCGCACGGAACTGATCGCCTTAGCGACGTCCTTGGGCTTGCGTCGTATTCCGCAGCCCTCCAATGGCTGCGCTCTTACCGAGCCGCGGTTCGCAGCCAAGGTCTATGACCTTATCGGTAACGAGGCGACGGCGGGTCGTTGGCAGTTTGAACTGTTAAAAATCGGCCGCCACGTCCGCTGCACCGGCACGACAAAAGTGATTGTCGGACGGCGTGCCGAAGAGAACGAAATGCTGGCCAGGCAATTCGAACTGGCCGGAGAGCATCCTGCCGCGTTGCTGGTGCCGTACGGTTTTCAGGGGCCTACGGCGCTGGTGGTGGGGCCGGCAGGGGATGAGGAAATCCAGTTTGCCGGCGGACTGATCTTGCGCTATGCGAAGGTCGACGATGGCGTCTCGCCGACGGTGCTGGTGCGAACGGGGGCCGACAGCCGGGTGCAAACCTTGCAGCACCACGCGGCGGCCAGTCTCGCGCAGACGATCTAGGCGCGTACGACTTATAGGCATATTCGATCGCACAAAGCAGCCAAACGCGCGCGGCACAGGTAAAACAGCAACATCCATAGAGCGGCAACGTCCCTAGAGGGACAGCACCAATAGAAACGCCCGGCCCCGTATCGGTTGACACAGGGGCCGGGCGATTCTTTCTCGTCGTGGCAAGCGGCGAAGTGCAGCGGATCCCGGCATTACTGCCGGATCACACTACTTCTTCTTGGCTGCCTTCTTTTTGGCCGCTTTCTTCGCGGTCTTCTTCTTGGCTGCCTTCTTTTTGGCCACCAGAAGTCCTCCTCAAGGAGTGAATTGGCAAGTCACTGGACCGATAACCGGGCTGGGACGGTATCGACCCTGCGCCTCACCGCGAAACAATCCCGCACGCAACAAACTGCGCCTTCAAAATGGACGATGCCTTTTTGATGACGCCGGTTGATGGTCTCGTTTACGCGCCGCTCGCGTGAGCGATTATCGCTTCACTGTACGTCACTCACACATCTGCGTCGCGACAACCTACTCACACAGACAGACGTACACACATGATCCCATGATCATGTCGCTTCGGTCATCGTACGAATTCATGGCACAGCGTGCAAGACATTTTTTCAGCAGCGCGATAATTCGCGCGTGCTGCGCCGCGCACGATGTGCATCGTAGTGAAGTGTTCTAGATGCGCGCGACACGCGCGCTCGTGCGGACCCTGCACAGTGGCGCGCGATGTGATCATGGTGAAACGCGCATTCGCATTTGCCAGCGCTGCGCGGTGACAACGCGCTGCGTTAGCGCGACCCGCGCCCCTTCACGGGGATCTCGGCTTCGTTCACCGTCGGCGCGCTCGTTGTCGTCGGAGGCGCTACCGACTCTGGCGCATCACCGTCGCGGACCAACGTCAGAATGCTGTTGAATTCGTCCGCGAAGGTCTGCCAGAAATCTCCCTCGCGAAACTTGATTGGCCGCACTTCCTCGCCGCGGACCAGCCGTCGCATACTCTGCCGCAAGCGATAGACAGGCCCCACAAAGCGATTGCTGATCCGCACGACATCGAACAGGATCAGCGGCAGCACCAGGGCCGTGACCACCAGCGCCGGCGAATACTGGAACCACAACGCGGCGAAAATCTCGGGAAGCGATTCAAAGGGGCCGGTAATCGCTTGCCAGCAGGCCAGCATCGAGACCATCAGCCCTACGCAAATCAACCAGTACAGAAAAACGCGGTACAATAACGCGCCCTGCACTTCCGAATCGACGAATAGCTTGCGGCGATGGATCAGCGGCATTTGACGAGCCTCCCGGTGGCAGTGCGAAATCAGCGCTTCGAGACCAGCCCGGCGGAATCCTGCCATTGCCGCCAAAATTGAGCGGGCATACACATTCATACTGTCCAGGCAAATCTAGCTCACCTTGACCACGGGCGGCTCGGAACTGCCGCTGGTGGCAGTCGCCACGGCCCTGGGGACGGGCTACAGCACGATCGGGGCAATCGGGCTATGCAAGTTGCGACGGTCGTAACGACCAACGCGCCTTGCGGCACGCCTCGGAGGAAGCGGGCTTCGACCGAATGTGTTGCACGCATACGTTGTCGCGGTGCAAGGCTACTCAACCAGGGTAGGGCTTGGCGAGCGCTAGATGACGATGCTGGGCCGCGTAGTCGCGTGCCCGGTCCTCACGCGTGATCGCGCTGCGGAAGAACTCCACCGCTTCGGTCATGACCTCGGGCGTCTCGGCGCAGCTGAAGCGTAGAAAGCCGGCGCCCGCCGCACCGAAGCACTCGCCCCCCAGGCAAGCCAGTCCCACGTGATCGTCGGCCGCTTCCAGCAAGAACATGGCTAGCCCGTGCGACGTCAGGCCAAGTCGGTTGCAGATCGCTGTGACGTCGGGGAATACGTAGAAAGTGCCATCCGGTGCTTCGCAGCGCACGCCATCGACTTGGGCCAATCCCTGCGCCAGGGTGATCACCTGTTGGTGGAACCGCTTCATGTTGCCGTCGCGTTCCGCGGTATCGTGGGCGAGCGCCGCTGCTCCGGCCAGCTGCGTGATGGCAGGCACGCACGACAACGTGGTATTCGAAAGCGTTGCCAGCCGATCGATAATCCCCGCCGCGCTGACCGCGAATCCCAACCGATAACCGCTCATGCTGTAGGACTTGCTGAACGTATATACGGCCACGCATTGCTCGAACATTCCTGGCTGTTCAAGCAGTGATCGGTGCCGGCCGCGCCATACCATCTGATCGTACGGCTCATCGCTAAAGACGGCGACGTCGCGGCCGCGGATCAAATCGGCCAGACCGCGCAGGTCTTCCTCGGTTGCCACGCCCCCCGTGGGATTATGGGGACTGTTGAGAAAAATGGCCTTGGGGTGCGGATCCTCACGCAGAAATCGCGCAACGTCGTCCAGTCGCGGCCGGAAGCGATCCTCAGCCCGCAAGTCGGCCAGCCACGTACGGGCGCCGCGCCGTGCGATGTTCGGCAAATACGTAGGGAAAAAGGGGCTGAAGACCAGCACGCCATCGCCTGCGTCCAAAAAGGTCTCGCAGAAAAGCTGTTCGAAGATCTTGGCCCCCGGACCGATGATGACGTTTTCGGCTGTGGCCGCCACGCGATGCTCGTCGCGCACGTAGGCCGCCGCCGCCGCGCGCAACTCGGGCAAGCCGATCGATGGTCCGTAATGTGATTGGTCAGTTTCGATCGCTTCGATGGCTGCCCGCTTGGCCGAGGCGGTGGCCGGAAAAGGGCTGTCGCCGATTTCCAGTTCCATGACCCGCTTGCCGGCGCTTTTCAGACGACGAGCAGTGGCCAGCACGCTGAAGGCGGTTTCGATTCCCACCGTGCCGACAAACTCGCTCAAGCGGACTGGCATGGGACCCTGCAAGAGAAGTGAGCGGGTGGCAGTGATTTCGCGAGGTCGCAACGCTATTTCAGAGCTATGGTCCGCGCCAGTGGCCGCAACACGTTGTCGACCACGTAATTATCGACCATTTCCTGGCACACCTTCCCCAGCTCGCGTAAAGCCGAAACGTAGGTGACGCCGGGGCCCAGGCTGCCGTACTGTCGAGCCGTGAGATAGACGCTGAGCTGCTCTTCGGGATAGTCGCCGGTGCGCACCTGATAAGCATTGGTACGCGTCTCGACGCTGATGCGGCATTGCACGCGGCAATCTTCATCCAACGCGAGCGTGATCGACGGCTCGTGATTGATCGGCGTGGCGCCAGGAATTTCGGCGAACCGCTCGAGCGCCGGACTGAGACCCAGGGCCTCGGCCACCAGTTGATTCTGGTTGCCACGATAGGTGAAATCGAAGCCAAATAGCAAATCCAGCGCCTCGCAGTCCAGGGGGCTGACCGAGAGCATGTAGGGAGCCAACTCCAAAACCAGCTGATGCTGTGCTAATACTTCCTCAATCGATTGAGGATTCACCTGGCCCGAGCACAATCGACGGGCCTCGACCGTACACCAGCGGTATTGTCCGCCGTCTTTGTCTTCTTCGAGGACGAAGTCCCCTTTGTCGCGGCAATAGAAATTGCGCATCGTCGGATATTTCTTCTGGATGCGCTCGAAGTAGTGCAGGATCGTCTCGCGATTGTTAGGTAACTCCATCTCCGTGCTGAGATTCATGTTCACGTAGAAATCGTCGCACAGCGAGGTGTACCGATTCATGCAGGGACGTCCTTCGTACTTTCGAAAGGGCAACCGCGCGGGCCTGATTGCCATGCTTGTTGCCACCAGCTAGCAGTATAAAATGCCCCCGTTCAGACTGTCAAAGGCGGGGATGCTGGGTGGCATCCTTACGGTGGTGTCCGCCAGAAACCGTCGCCCCGGGCAAGCGACGACTAAGATCTCTCGGCTCAGGAATAAGCCGCGGATTTCTGCCAGAACGTGGCATCCCAGAACCAGGGAATAACGGCCATGAAAAAGACCGCGGCACGCGACGACGCCCTCGCGCTTTTCCCCAGCGAGCTTGGTTGGATGGCAGTCCTGGGTTCGGGAGAGACCGTCCGACGGTTAGTCTATGGATACTCGTCCCCCGAGGCAGCCGTCGGGGCGCTCGGTCTAATCGACGCATCCGCTCTGCGCGTGGCGAATTGGAATCCGCGGCTAATCGCACGACTGCAAGCCTACGCGCGGCAGGGCAATGACGATTTTCGAGATGTGAAGTTGCAGGTGGAACCGCGCACGCTGTTTCAGCGTCGGGTGATTGCCGCCTGCCGTCGCATTCCATGCGGCAGTACGGCGACATATGCGCAGTTGGCTGCTGCCGCCGGCTCGCCCGGCGCCGCACGCGCTGTGGGAACCGTGATGAAAACCAATCCCGTGTCGTTGATCATTCCCTGTCACCGCGTGCTGGGGGCGGCGGGCCGCATTGGTGGATACTCGCATCCGCTAGGCTTGGACATCAAGGCACGCTTGCTGGCCCTCGAGGCCGCCGGTAAAAAGCGCCGCTCCGGCGGGCAGAAGAAGAGTACGCGTAAGCCGGCCAAACGTGTACCCGCCAAGCGGTAGCGCGATCCTGGCCCGTGGGCGACGACTGGCCCACCCTTGAGGTCAAGAAACTCTGAAAAACCATGCCAATTCCTGGCGATACCGGACTGGAATCCGAAGGCAGAATCGGCGAGAATGACCTAAGCTTGAAGTGCCGGAAGTGAGCCCACCCGCTGCGAGTTTTTTGCTGCCCGCCTACGTATCCTGCCTTATTAGACGCCGCTCCGGCGGCATTCTGGTTGGAGTCTGGTCGCGATGTTTGTTGCCCCCAATTGGCAGGTTGAACGCCGCAACGATGGCGCGGTTGTGGTGCGCGTGCCATCGAATGGCACTTTTGCCGCTGATTTGCCCGACGCCGTTTTTGCATTTCGGGCGGGCGATCCGCAGTACGACTATTGGCAACAACAGCTCAACCGCAGCGATCTATCCGAGTCCCCAGCCGCGCAGTAGCGCCGCACGGGAAGAGCAGATCGCACGTCGGCCGACGCCGAACCGATATTGCAGCATCGATTTAGCAGCCTAGCCCACCTTGCGCACCACGCCGACAACCACGCCGAGCACGCGGGCGTTCTTGACGTAGATCGGCTCCATCGAAGAATTGGCCGGTTCTAAGCGGATGCGATTCGCTTCGGGAAACCAGCGCTTAAGCGTGGCCTCGTTTTCGTCGGTAAGTGCTACGACGATCTGGCCGCGCTGGGCCGTGTCCTGCTTGCGGATAACCACATAGTCGCCGTCGGCGATCTGATCTTCGATCATCGAGTCGCCACGTACTTCCAGGACGAATTGATCATCCGCGCCAAAAATCTTGCCGAAATCAATCCGCTCGTCCTGCTCGACTGCCTCGTGCAACCGGCCCGCGGCAATGCGACCGGCTAGGGGCAAACCACCACCCCCTTCGGGCGTTTCGGTCGCCAGCATGATTGCCCGCGACATATTCGGCTCGCGGTTGATCAGCCCCTTTTTCTCCAGGGCCTTCAAGTGGCACATAACGCCATTGGGAGAGCTGATCTGAAAGTTTGAACCAATCTCACGTACCGTCGGGCCATAGCCCCGGTTGCGAATTTTCTCGCGAATAAATTGGTACACGTCACGCTGCCGCTTGGTCAGTCGCTCGAGATTGGCCATGACTAAAACTGGACCCCGCGGGGGTGGTGTGACGTAAGTGTCTGTCCAGTAAATATAATATACGTGTGTACAGAGTCAATAGCGTTTGTACACATCGGCGCGCGAACGGAGAGAAGTTGAGGGCGTTTCTTAATTCGAGCCCTGGAATCTCGGCTGGGTATACTGACGGCGCCGAATGGGTCCTCCGTTTATTGGTGACGGTCGACTTCCTGCCACGGTAAAGGGGGGATCTGCGATGCGAAAGATGACTGCGGCCACGCTGATCCTGTGCGCCTCATTCGGGATCGTACACGCCGAAGAATCGGTTCCGCAGTCATCCTCGGCCGACGCCACGATCGACCGTGGACTCGCCTTCCTCGTCAAGGATGCGCTGGCCTGGCGCGATGAGCACAAGTGTGTTTCCTGCCATCATGCCAGCCTGGTGGTTTGGTCGATGCGCGAGGCCCGCCGCCGCGGCCATGCGGTAGACGAACCGGTTCTGAACGAACTGACCAAGTGGATTGCCGAGTCCGGAGACGGCAAGACGGGCGTCCCCAGGCCGGCAGGGATCCCCAAGGCGCTGAACGAAAAGGCAATCTCTTTGGCGCTCGCCCTGGGTGCGGACCCAGAGCCGGATGATCTGTCGCGCGAAGGCATGAAGCGGCTCTTGACCACCGTGAAAGAAGACCAGGTCGAAAGCGGCGCTTGGGCCTCCTGGCCCGATACACGGCAGCCGATCTTTGGAAACTCGGACGAGCGCGCTACGTTGGTCGCGGTGCTGGCGTTGTTGCCAGCGGCGACGGCTGGCGATGATACAGCGCTCGCAGCGCGCGACCGGGGTGTGCAGTGGCTTACCGATACGAAGACCGACGATGATCCGCAATCGATTGCGTTGCGCCTGGTTTTGTGGCAGCGGCTCGGACGCCCGGCCGAACAATGGCAGCCACTACTGGCCCGCGTCCTCGAGCGACAGAATGCAGACGGCGGCTGGAGTCAGACGGCAGAAATGCCGAGCGACGCCTGGGCAACTGGGCAAGCTCTGTATGCTTTGGCCCATGCGGGACTCGGGTCTGGAAATCCTGCCGTCGATCGCGCTCAGGACTTTCTGGCCAAGACGCAGCGCGAAGACGGCTCGTGGCCAATGATCTCGCGGCCCACGAAGCCGGGCGGCGCAGGATCAGACAGTCTCATCCCGATTGTCGGCGCCGGGAGCGCCTGGGCTGTAATGGGATTGGCCCGTAGTCGTTAGGGCGATCGCATTTGCCTCGGTCGCTTTTGCTACAACGCTTCGCCGTTCCAGCGCACAAAACCTTCCAGTGCGTAGAACTCGGGCAGGCCGAGCTGGTTGTAGACATCGGCCGTGTTGCGGTTGCGATCTTCGGCCCGTTGCCAGAATTCGCGGACGTCGGGGCCAGGAAAGAGGGCCGAGTCCTTCTGCGACTCGTGACGGAAGATGGCCGCCTTTTTTTGCTTCAAATCGCGCGGGCTCAAGGGGACCGCGATGTCGATCTCGTGAGGCGGCCACTCCTGCCAAGCGCCGCGATAGAGAAGCGCTTCGGGACGCGAGCCCTTTTCCGCTTCGATTTGTTTGAGCGTGCGAATGATGGCCTCGGCACACACGCGGTGAGTGCCGTGCGGGTCCGACAAATCCCCGGCGATATAGACCTGGTGCGGTTGCACGCGGTCGAGCAACTCGCGAATGATCCGCACGTCCTCGTCGCCGACCGGGTTCTTGGCGATCGTGCCGGTCCGATAAAACGGCAAATCGAGAAAGTGCAGATGCTCTTCGCGGCAGCCACAAACCAGGGCACCGGCCTTGGCTTCGCTCCAGCGGATCAATGCCTTAATGCGCAGCACGGTCTCGATATCGGGGTCGCCCGGCCCTTTAGATGCCAGAGCCTGATTCACCTGCGTTTCAACTTCTTGCGAACGATCCACATCAATGCCGAAACGGCGATTGAATTCGACCACCAGGTCGGCAATTCGCTGCGCGTCGTGGTCGAACACGGCGATGTTGCCGCTGGTCATATAGGCCACGTGGACTTCGTGCTGATCCTGCACCAGGCGGATCAACGAGCCCCCCATGCTAATCACGTCGTCGTCAGGGTGAGGGCTAAAGCAGATGACACGCTTGGTTTCGCGGCCGGCCGGATGATACTCGATCGTATCCATCAGCCAGCGAAAGACACGGTGCGACAGGCTTTGGGCTGGGCCGTGATGCCGTAGCAAGCGGTGCAAATTGTGATCGCGGAAGTCCTGATCGTCGAGCTTTAGTAGTGCCTTGCCGGTTCGCT
This window contains:
- the rnc gene encoding ribonuclease III; the encoded protein is MSDIVETDRLQINSKLERCQERIDYRFRNVSLLLSAVTHASGAQHRLASNERLEFLGDAILGFIVCENLYQNYPDLLEGELTKIKSVVVSRQTCAKISESLRLDEFLILGKGMTSHPTIPPSLLSDVFESLIAAIYLDGGTSAARSFIEFHLGPEIEMAASGENGCNYKSQLQQFAQREFGSTPTYQLLDEKGPDHSKCFKISAQIGRDRYQPAWGRNKKEAEQRAARNALSQISGDEIPFPSD
- a CDS encoding methylated-DNA--[protein]-cysteine S-methyltransferase — protein: MKKTAARDDALALFPSELGWMAVLGSGETVRRLVYGYSSPEAAVGALGLIDASALRVANWNPRLIARLQAYARQGNDDFRDVKLQVEPRTLFQRRVIAACRRIPCGSTATYAQLAAAAGSPGAARAVGTVMKTNPVSLIIPCHRVLGAAGRIGGYSHPLGLDIKARLLALEAAGKKRRSGGQKKSTRKPAKRVPAKR
- a CDS encoding aminotransferase class I/II-fold pyridoxal phosphate-dependent enzyme; the protein is MPVRLSEFVGTVGIETAFSVLATARRLKSAGKRVMELEIGDSPFPATASAKRAAIEAIETDQSHYGPSIGLPELRAAAAAYVRDEHRVAATAENVIIGPGAKIFEQLFCETFLDAGDGVLVFSPFFPTYLPNIARRGARTWLADLRAEDRFRPRLDDVARFLREDPHPKAIFLNSPHNPTGGVATEEDLRGLADLIRGRDVAVFSDEPYDQMVWRGRHRSLLEQPGMFEQCVAVYTFSKSYSMSGYRLGFAVSAAGIIDRLATLSNTTLSCVPAITQLAGAAALAHDTAERDGNMKRFHQQVITLAQGLAQVDGVRCEAPDGTFYVFPDVTAICNRLGLTSHGLAMFLLEAADDHVGLACLGGECFGAAGAGFLRFSCAETPEVMTEAVEFFRSAITREDRARDYAAQHRHLALAKPYPG
- a CDS encoding prenyltransferase/squalene oxidase repeat-containing protein, with translation MRKMTAATLILCASFGIVHAEESVPQSSSADATIDRGLAFLVKDALAWRDEHKCVSCHHASLVVWSMREARRRGHAVDEPVLNELTKWIAESGDGKTGVPRPAGIPKALNEKAISLALALGADPEPDDLSREGMKRLLTTVKEDQVESGAWASWPDTRQPIFGNSDERATLVAVLALLPAATAGDDTALAARDRGVQWLTDTKTDDDPQSIALRLVLWQRLGRPAEQWQPLLARVLERQNADGGWSQTAEMPSDAWATGQALYALAHAGLGSGNPAVDRAQDFLAKTQREDGSWPMISRPTKPGGAGSDSLIPIVGAGSAWAVMGLARSR
- the lexA gene encoding transcriptional repressor LexA encodes the protein MANLERLTKRQRDVYQFIREKIRNRGYGPTVREIGSNFQISSPNGVMCHLKALEKKGLINREPNMSRAIMLATETPEGGGGLPLAGRIAAGRLHEAVEQDERIDFGKIFGADDQFVLEVRGDSMIEDQIADGDYVVIRKQDTAQRGQIVVALTDENEATLKRWFPEANRIRLEPANSSMEPIYVKNARVLGVVVGVVRKVG
- a CDS encoding Do family serine endopeptidase, coding for MSSMNHRRGPRLLAAMLLAAVMATGAAVWHGQTVAEDNPTPPVEQTPQHQKEKGFAKSLSNAFRTAANSTLPSVVTITSEVRSQPVRGNQSPRGAENPFKGTPFEDFFNDRGGNMPFQGPQRRMGIGAGVIIDKSGVILTNNHVVEGATEVTVRLSDGREFQGTDIKTDKQTDLAVVHIKGAGDLPAATLGNSDNLEIGDWVIAVGNPFNQELTVSAGIISGKGRTLKDGKRAQYLQTDAAINPGNSGGPLVDLDGEVIGINTAIASSSGGFQGVGFAIPINQAKWVVDQLVHGGSVKRAYLGVIVGELAGDLAEQLGVHRNDGVFVNEVMPDSPADKAGVHEGDIITEYSDKHVGTPGQLQQLVERTPVNNKAEVKILRDGKPRTLTVIAQAMPEEPRVEVRNARGSTDSKKDSRSFNSADLGLEVAEMTPAEAEQLGFKGMEGVIITNVSPDGLAAEQGLSEGMLIKKVGDQYVTNIEQFKKAIAEKPVDRGVLLLVRTSEGNRFVVLKN
- the nagB gene encoding glucosamine-6-phosphate deaminase, which gives rise to MATTLPFTATPAARRVPGAQIPCYIFDSNRELARHVAQTIAGVIRERNSFGQMAVLGLPTGSTPLGIYRELIRLHREEGLDFSGVTTFNLDEYYGLQPDQLQSYHRWMHDNFLRHVNVSPENVHIPDGTVPLDDVDDYCRRYEASIERAGGIDVQLLGIGRNGHIGFNEPFSLRHSRMRLATLDPITRKDAASDFFSEDNVPTQALTMGLGTILDARKILLVALGEHKATIIREAVEEPQTERVPASLLRDHADATVLVDEAAAGQLTGIATPWLLGPLDWTEPMIKRAVLWLSQRTGKALLKLDDQDFRDHNLHRLLRHHGPAQSLSHRVFRWLMDTIEYHPAGRETKRVICFSPHPDDDVISMGGSLIRLVQDQHEVHVAYMTSGNIAVFDHDAQRIADLVVEFNRRFGIDVDRSQEVETQVNQALASKGPGDPDIETVLRIKALIRWSEAKAGALVCGCREEHLHFLDLPFYRTGTIAKNPVGDEDVRIIRELLDRVQPHQVYIAGDLSDPHGTHRVCAEAIIRTLKQIEAEKGSRPEALLYRGAWQEWPPHEIDIAVPLSPRDLKQKKAAIFRHESQKDSALFPGPDVREFWQRAEDRNRNTADVYNQLGLPEFYALEGFVRWNGEAL